From a region of the Streptomyces sp. NBC_00193 genome:
- a CDS encoding sodium-translocating pyrophosphatase — protein sequence MTGLFTPIAPGRTTDLASAVLTDDNRLIVIVIAAVAIAALVVAQILVRQVLAADEGTDSMKEIAAAVQEGANAYLGRQLRTLGVFAVVVFFLLFLLPADDWTQRAGRSAFFLVGAIFSAATGYIGMRLAVRANVRVAAAAREATPREGEPAKDLTEVSHKAMRIAFRTGGVVGMFTVGLGLLGASCVVLVYAADAPKVLEGFGLGAALIAMFMRVGGGIFTKAADVGADLVGKVEQGIPEDDPRNAATIADNVGDNVGDCAGMAADLFESYAVTLVAALILGKAAFGDLGLAFPLIVPAIGVVTAMIGIFAVSPRRSDRSGMTAINRGFFISAAISLVLVGIAVYAYLPGTYKELVGVDDAAISGHSGDPRILALVAVAIGIVLAALIQQLTGYFTETNRRPVRDIGKSSLTGAATVVLAGISVGLESAVYTALLIGLGVYGAFLLGGTSIMLALFAVALAGTGLLTTVGVIVAMDTFGPVSDNAQGIAEMSGDVEGAGAQVLTDLDAVGNTTKAITKGIAIATAVLAAAALFGSYNDAIAGAVKEVGVKTAGEMNLSLDIAQPNNLVGLILGAAVVFLFSGLAINAVSRSAGAVVYEVRRQFREHPGIMDYTEKPEYGRVVDICTKDALRELATPGLLAVLTPIAVGFTLGVGALGSFLAGAIGTGTLMAVFLANSGGAWDNAKKLVEDGHHGGKGSAAHEAVVIGDTVGDPFKDTAGPAINPLLKVMNLVALLIAPAIVQFSYGADASPTVRAIVAVLAIGVIVGAVYVSKRRGISVGDDGAGEGATAERVGQQGDPAAAVSS from the coding sequence ATGACGGGGCTCTTCACCCCTATCGCGCCGGGTCGCACCACAGACCTGGCATCCGCAGTACTCACGGATGACAATCGGCTCATCGTGATCGTCATTGCGGCCGTGGCCATCGCCGCGCTCGTCGTCGCGCAGATCCTGGTCCGCCAGGTCCTCGCCGCCGACGAGGGAACCGACTCCATGAAGGAGATCGCCGCCGCCGTCCAGGAAGGCGCCAACGCCTACCTCGGCCGGCAGCTCCGCACGCTCGGCGTCTTCGCCGTCGTCGTGTTCTTCCTGCTGTTCCTGCTCCCCGCCGACGACTGGACGCAGCGGGCGGGACGTTCCGCCTTCTTCCTCGTCGGCGCCATCTTCTCGGCCGCCACCGGCTACATCGGCATGCGCCTCGCGGTCCGTGCCAACGTCCGCGTCGCCGCCGCCGCGCGCGAGGCCACCCCCAGAGAGGGCGAGCCCGCCAAGGACCTGACCGAGGTGTCCCACAAGGCCATGCGGATCGCGTTCCGCACCGGCGGCGTGGTGGGCATGTTCACCGTCGGCCTCGGCCTGCTCGGCGCGTCCTGCGTCGTGCTCGTCTACGCCGCCGATGCGCCCAAGGTCCTGGAGGGCTTCGGCCTCGGCGCCGCGCTCATCGCGATGTTCATGCGTGTCGGAGGCGGCATCTTCACCAAGGCCGCCGACGTCGGCGCCGACCTGGTCGGCAAGGTCGAGCAGGGCATTCCGGAGGACGACCCGCGCAATGCCGCGACCATCGCCGACAATGTGGGCGACAACGTCGGAGACTGCGCGGGAATGGCCGCCGACCTCTTCGAGTCGTACGCCGTCACCCTCGTGGCGGCCCTCATCCTCGGCAAGGCCGCCTTCGGTGACCTGGGCCTGGCCTTCCCGCTGATCGTCCCCGCCATCGGGGTGGTCACCGCGATGATCGGCATCTTCGCGGTCTCCCCGCGGCGCAGCGACCGCAGCGGAATGACCGCCATCAACCGCGGCTTCTTCATCTCCGCCGCCATCTCGCTGGTCCTCGTCGGGATCGCCGTCTACGCGTACCTGCCGGGCACGTACAAGGAGCTCGTCGGCGTCGACGACGCCGCGATCTCCGGGCACTCCGGCGACCCGCGGATCCTGGCGCTGGTCGCCGTCGCCATCGGCATCGTGCTCGCGGCCCTGATCCAGCAGCTCACCGGCTACTTCACCGAGACCAACCGCCGTCCCGTCCGGGACATCGGCAAGTCCTCCCTGACGGGCGCCGCCACGGTCGTGCTCGCCGGCATCTCGGTCGGCCTGGAGTCCGCCGTCTACACGGCGCTGCTCATCGGCCTCGGCGTGTACGGGGCGTTCCTGCTCGGCGGCACCTCGATCATGCTGGCGCTCTTCGCCGTGGCGCTGGCCGGCACCGGCCTGCTCACCACCGTCGGCGTCATCGTCGCCATGGACACCTTCGGCCCGGTCTCCGACAACGCCCAGGGCATCGCGGAGATGTCCGGGGACGTCGAGGGCGCCGGCGCGCAGGTGCTGACCGACCTGGACGCGGTGGGCAACACCACCAAGGCCATCACCAAGGGCATCGCCATCGCCACCGCCGTGCTCGCCGCGGCCGCGCTCTTCGGCTCGTACAACGACGCCATCGCGGGTGCGGTGAAGGAAGTCGGCGTCAAGACGGCCGGGGAGATGAACCTCAGCCTGGACATCGCCCAGCCCAACAACCTGGTCGGGCTGATCCTGGGCGCTGCCGTCGTGTTCCTGTTCTCGGGCCTCGCCATCAACGCGGTGTCCCGTTCGGCCGGCGCGGTGGTCTACGAGGTGCGCCGCCAGTTCCGGGAGCACCCCGGGATCATGGACTACACCGAGAAGCCCGAGTACGGGCGCGTCGTGGACATCTGCACCAAGGACGCGCTGCGCGAACTCGCCACGCCGGGGCTGCTCGCCGTCCTCACCCCGATCGCCGTCGGGTTCACGCTCGGCGTCGGAGCGCTCGGTTCCTTCCTCGCCGGCGCGATCGGCACCGGCACCCTGATGGCGGTCTTCCTCGCCAACTCCGGTGGCGCGTGGGACAACGCGAAGAAGCTCGTCGAGGACGGGCACCACGGCGGCAAGGGCAGTGCGGCCCACGAGGCGGTCGTCATCGGCGACACCGTCGGCGACCCGTTCAAGGACACCGCCGGTCCCGCCATCAACCCACTGCTCAAGGTCATGAACCTGGTGGCGCTGCTGATCGCCCCCGCGATCGTGCAGTTCAGCTACGGCGCGGACGCCAGCCCGACCGTACGGGCGATCGTCGCGGTCCTCGCGATCGGCGTCATCGTCGGCGCGGTGTACGTCTCCAAGCGCCGCGGCATCTCCGTGGGCGACGACGGGGCGGGCGAGGGCGCGACCGCGGAACGGGTGGGCCAGCAGGGCGACCCGGCGGCGGCGGTCTCTTCCTGA
- a CDS encoding ATP-binding protein → MATVELRFSAQPEHVRTARLVAAAVARRAGVEEAVLDEVRLAVGEACSRAVGLHRTNGLTAPVRVVLTEEEKVFSIEVSDEVPGPAGGSAAAVPGMDAVLDPDIEGEDEMGLAVISGLVDDVDVISGENGGTIRMSWPVSGTSELP, encoded by the coding sequence ATGGCCACCGTTGAACTGCGCTTCAGCGCCCAGCCCGAACACGTCCGGACGGCCCGCCTGGTCGCGGCCGCCGTGGCGCGGCGGGCCGGTGTGGAGGAAGCCGTCCTCGACGAGGTCCGCCTCGCCGTGGGCGAGGCCTGTTCGCGTGCCGTCGGACTGCATCGCACCAACGGGCTGACCGCGCCCGTCCGGGTGGTGCTGACCGAGGAGGAGAAGGTGTTCTCCATCGAGGTCAGCGACGAAGTGCCCGGACCGGCCGGCGGTTCGGCTGCCGCCGTGCCCGGGATGGACGCCGTCCTGGACCCCGACATCGAGGGCGAGGACGAGATGGGCCTTGCCGTGATCAGCGGTCTGGTCGACGACGTCGACGTCATCAGCGGGGAAAACGGCGGGACCATCCGGATGAGCTGGCCCGTGTCGGGGACCTCCGAACTGCCGTAG